The stretch of DNA GCTAATTTTTCGCGCGATTAGCGATAAACAGCCTTTATGTTTACTACATTACTCAATAGATACCTTTAATTTTTCTTGAAAACGTTTTTCCAACTAACTGAGAAATACACCAGTAACTCGTCAATTTTTTCTGTCGGGTCAAGATATAAAGGCCTGACGCGGTATTCTGTATTTAAGTCAACATCAAAATTCTTCTTTCTATAAGTCGCTCCCAATATTCCGCCGACACACCCGCTCCCTAAAGTGCATCACAACATCGGAGAGCTTAAGACTTAATAGAAAAAATCCTCTGCTCGGCAGCCATTAAATAACTTTTTTCCTTCTCGACCCCTATCCACTTCCGGCCAAGTTTTTTTGCGACAAACGCAGTGGTGCCACTTCCTAAAAACGGATCAAGCACAATATCACCCTTATTGGATGAGGCGAGGATAATCCTCTTCAGCATTTCTTCCGGCTTCTGGGTGGGGTGTATTGCACGGCCATTTTTACATCTAAGCCGTTCTTTACCCTGCACAAGGGGAAGCGGCCAAACGTCTCGCATTTGTTTTAATGAGCCGTCCTTTTGTTTTTCTGGATTCGCTTTTTTCAAGTCCTGATAGTTAAATGTCCACCGCTTGCCTTTAACCGCCCAAACAATGAACTCTGTTGAATGGGTAAAGACTCGCCGCGTCATGTTCGGCATGGCATTGGTTTTCTGCCAGGTTATTATGTTATTTACATTAAACCCGAGCGCTTTTAGCGCCACCAGAATCTCGCCGATATTATGATAAGTGCAGGAGATGTAAATCGAACCACCTTCTTTTAAAACTCGATGGCAGGCTTTAATCCATTTTTTTGTAAATTCAAAATATTCTTTTTCCGGCATTTTGTCCCACTTTTCATCAACCATGTACCAGTCGCCGCCAGTTTTGTTTCCTTTCCATTTAAGACCTTTAC from Patescibacteria group bacterium encodes:
- a CDS encoding site-specific DNA-methyltransferase, with translation MKTDVLYNEDCVTALDSYIDPATIALVFADPPYNLSGKGLKWKGNKTGGDWYMVDEKWDKMPEKEYFEFTKKWIKACHRVLKEGGSIYISCTYHNIGEILVALKALGFNVNNIITWQKTNAMPNMTRRVFTHSTEFIVWAVKGKRWTFNYQDLKKANPEKQKDGSLKQMRDVWPLPLVQGKERLRCKNGRAIHPTQKPEEMLKRIILASSNKGDIVLDPFLGSGTTAFVAKKLGRKWIGVEKEKSYLMAAEQRIFSIKS